The Carassius gibelio isolate Cgi1373 ecotype wild population from Czech Republic chromosome B14, carGib1.2-hapl.c, whole genome shotgun sequence genome has a segment encoding these proteins:
- the LOC127971859 gene encoding SH3 domain and tetratricopeptide repeat-containing protein 2 isoform X4, with protein MACCCCCCPIPCLRNCFLFSDEEAEAEAEVEAESISREIYWRRKQTFSGSSTVSSAGERSSPDVVLLFSGRRRSGVAPDGELQEALRTRLRVVESNSQDVVQLFKDLSARLVSVHAEKDSFVITFKTVEEIWKFSTYLALGYVARCLENFLCDQSFWLDPALLSDVEICVTADEDHLATLYLGLLLQEGTFFAKTLYNSDCKEEEEELTYRRNDLVIVKDIGQEAIWEGTLLSTGQHGLVPVHNMQPLPYPFYQWFLKKYPGNAGGILVTDGLFNHPVVVGTCVAVVDHYPVVKDELHLCKGDIIKIEGFLFNTLNMFIGRHFTSGEIGFVHKASVKPQSIEPIDGQLVFLSEEERAALCKLNPCFEPCQSDVLANLFSTDISTVYRLDRLDDSDFTYIRNHPKSEQKSTVDQRKSTVSEKSDTTPYHSSPRQSFYASRNHLYQDSEVFSFSMEDTFREMDEYEEDLPNFMDEGIWETDEAERCDPILTLLNLEYFQDTFQTLYDLSYSFLDTFFHGLPEDEVLQHLENFREGAKKCRMLWAHRRTCFLLGRLCAKKLKYSQARVYFEEALKVPVTGFDDKPLLIALYTNLTAIYLKQKMKDKLPFTLEKASALIMCLPCHNFCSVDEFELLQPIMRKAIVEKDKYLEARTCYLSLCLFLSLRKIEDALPFVERLQLLIITLSAEKGRPVAPVDLNWMLCRLYHKKYLPYLTLASLSLDSGQEHSLDDAFQKIELFIKNSARLNPHWKESTSELPAQVVVYLQQALSIASQGEDFRTQRDLCLSLASVYQQHGALEKAVPFAQQAAKTGSQINEEEGFEASVLLAWLLVLTDEPMQAQNTLQPMLKSLDETDSPTQRGVVHNLLALCLSKQGRVQEAARNFYCALQISRENGNKRNEALALANLGCLFLSVGASGLAECFLLNSLHLFQFLSDSPTDQEHVQVLLWLGRSYKDRGGSQEVRLCFEMGLLIAISANNLHSQMVVAKVLSRHYADLLLYGQCIVYYEHCVGLCRTLKNKQLEGEYLELLSNLYLSLNTEKSSRKSLDYSKQSLRISIDLGKRQEESETWLQVGRIYYLIYEDELADMYLQAAVKTALRMNDPCFAMSIYEEAGDVFFKGHRNQLAALPFYRDGSLPFARSIKDVHSEFRLLSKLTELLMKQKQYEEALQYATLAVQVSATTGVPLNERVSCHRLASVHFSLGKYEMAENYYLKSISVCPTALEHAIEVRYYVKVYCRLADLTLYRLKDAFDAMGYFHLALAAALEDKESLSTLYIIYMKLAEIHANYIPDAELSKSYMERAQSLRKELAGDTDSCDTEETHQDPAEAEPDTPTKDRSESNSGTSTLTESSMTNTSHTINAESEHILSNTSHKDDPNTNISVETDTDTDPPDQTKRLAV; from the exons ATGAGGAAGCGGAGGCTGAGGCTGAGGTGGAGGCAGAAAGCATAAGCAGAGAGATTTACTGGAGGAGGAAGCAAACATTCAGCGGAAGCAGCACAGTATCTTCAGCAGGAGAACGCTCTTCTCCAG atgttgttttgttgtttagcGGGAGGCGACGATCTGGTGTAGCACCTGACGGTGAGCTTCAGGAGGCGTTACGTACCAGACTCCGAGTAGTAGAGAGCAACAGCCAGGATGTTGTCCAGCTCTTCAAG GATCTGTCTGCAAGACTAGTGTCTGTTCATGCTGAAAAAGACAGCTTTGTCATCACTTTTAAGACTGTCGAGGAAATTTGGAAGTTCTCTACTTATTTGGCACTTG GATATGTAGCAAGATGTCTTGAGAACTTTCTCTGTGACCAGTCGTTCTGGCTGGACCCTGCATTGCTTAGTGATGTGGAGATCTGTGTAACAGCGGACGAAGACCACTTAGCTACTCTTTACTTAGGACTTCTGCTACAGGAAG GTACATTCTTTGCCAAGACTTTATACAATAGTGATTgcaaggaggaggaagaggagctgaCCTACAGGAGGAATGACCTGGTGATTGTTAAAGACATAGGACAAGAGGCCATTTGGGAAGGTACACTGCTGTCCACAGGCCAACACGGTCTAGTGCCTGTGCATAATATGCAGCCTCTGCCCTATCCATTTTATCA gTGGTTCCTTAAGAAATATCCCGGAAATGCAGGAGGGATTCTAGTTACAGATGGCCTATTCAATCATCCTGTTG TGGTTGGAACTTGTGTAGCAGTAGTGGACCATTACCCAGTGGTTAAAGATGAGCTGCACTTATGCAAGGGAGACATAATCAAGATTGAGGGATTTCTTTTCAATACTCTCAACATGTTCATAGGAAGACACTTTACAAGTGGAGAGATAGGATTTGTTCACAAGGCCAGTGTAAAACCTCAGAGTATTGAGCCTAT CGATGGACAATTGGTCTTTCTCAGTGAGGAGGAAAGGGCAGCCCTGTGTAAACTTAACCCCTGCTTTGAGCCTTGCCAGTCTGATGTACTGGCAAATCTTTTCTCAACAGACATAAGCACTGTGTATAGACTGG ATAGACTTGATGACTCTGATTTCACTTACATAAGAAATCATCCAAAATCAG AGCAGAAATCAACAGTGGATCAAAGAAAGAGCACCGTATCTGAGAAAAGTGACACAACTCCCTACCACTCGTCCCCTCGGCAATCATTCTATGCCTCTCGGAATCATCTGTATCAGGACTCTGAGGTCTTCTCCTTCAGCATGGAAGACACCTTTAGAGAAATGGATGAATATGAGGAAGACCTTCCAAATTTCATGGATGAGGGTATCTGGGAGACAGATGAAGCCGAGAGATGTGACCCGATCCTGACCCTTCTAAATCTGGAATATTTTCAGGACACATTTCAAACTCTTTATGACCTCTCCTACTCTTTCCTGGACACTTTCTTCCATGGCCTTCCAGAGGATGAGGTGCTTCAACATTTGGAAAACTTTCGAGAAGGAGCTAAGAAATGCAGGATGCTCTGGGCCCACCGGCGAACCTGCTTCCTTCTTGGCCGGCTATGTGCTAAGAAACTGAAGTACTCGCAAGCACGAGTGTACTTTGAGGAGGCTCTAAAGGTCCCTGTAACTGGTTTTGATGACAAGCCACTTCTAATAGCCCTGTATACCAATCTCACTGCAATTTACCTCAAACAGAAGATGAAGGACAAGCTACCATTTACACTAGAGAAGGCAAGTGCTCTAATTATGTGCCTTCCTTGCCACAACTTCTGCTCTGTGGATGAGTTTGAGCTGCTCCAACCAATCATGCGCAAAGCCATAGTTGAAAAAGACAAGTACCTAGAGGCACGGACATGCtacctctccctctgtctctttcTCAGTCTAAGAAAAATAGAGGATGCTTTACCTTTTGTAGAGAGACTTCAGTTACTTATCATAACACTGTCTGCGGAAAAAGGGAGGCCAGTTGCCCCTGTTGATCTCAATTGGATGCtgtgcaggctttatcataaaaaGTATTTGCCCTACCTCACACTAGCTTCTTTAAGTTTAGACTCAGGGCAAGAGCATTCCTTGGATGATGCATTCCAGAAAATTGAACTCTTTATCAAAAACTCAGCCAGGCTTAATCCTCACTGGAAGGAAAGTACTTCAGAGCTTCCTGCACAGGTGGTGGTCTACCTTCAACAGGCCTTGTCAATAGCTAGTCAAGGGGAAGACTTTAGGACTCAGAGGGACCTGTGCCTCAGCCTGGCTAGTGTTTACCAGCAGCATGGAGCTTTAGAGAAGGCTGTACCCTTTGCCCAGCAAGCAGCAAAGACTGGAAGTCAAATTAATGAAGAGGAGGGCTTTGAGGCATCCGTACTGCTGGCCTGGCTATTGGTGTTAACAGATGAACCCATGCAAGCTCAGAATACTCTGCAACCTATGCTTAAATCTTTGGATGAAACAGACAGTCCGACGCAGCGTGGTGTAGTCCACAACCTTCTAGCCCTATGTCTCAGCAAACAAGGCAGAGTCCAGGAGGCAGCAAGAAACTTTTATTGCGCTCTGCAGATCTCCCGAGAGAATGGGAACAAGCGTAATGAAGCTCTAGCACTGGCAAACTTGGGCTGCTTGTTTCTGTCTGTCGGGGCTTCGGGCCTAGCAGAGTGTTTCTTGCTCAATTCCCTGCACCTATTCCAGTTTCTCTCAGACAGCCCCACAGATCAGGAGCATGTCCAGGTTTTGCTTTGGCTCGGCAGGAGCTACAAAGATAGAGGAGGGAGTCAGGAAGTCAGACTATGCTTTGAGATGGGCCTCCTTATTGCTATTAGTGCCAACAATCTGCACA GTCAAATGGTTGTTGCAAAAGTTCTAAGTCGGCATTACGCTGACTTGCTGCTGTATGGACAGTGTATTGTTTACTATGAGCATTGTGTGGGGCTGTGCAGAACCCTTAAGAATAAACAGCTAGAAGGAGAGTACCTGGAACTTCTCAGCAACCTCTATCTCTCACTCAACACTGAGAA GTCATCAAGGAAGTCTCTTGATTATTCAAAGCAAAGCTTAAGGATCTCCATAGATCTGGGGAAAAGACAGGAAGAGTCTGAGACATGGCTTCAAGTGGGCCGTATCTACTATCTGATCTATGAAGATGAGCTGGCTGACATGTACCTACAG GCAGCAGTAAAGACAGCCCTGAGAATGAATGACCCATGCTTTGCTATGAGCATTTATGAGGAAGCAGGAGATGTGTTCTTCAAAGGACACAGAAATCAACTGGCTGCACTACCATTTTACAGG GATGGGAGTTTGCCATTTGCACGCAGCATAAAGGATGTGCACTCAGAGTTCAGGCTGTTGAGCAAGCTCACAGAGCTCCTGATGAAGCAGAAGCAGTATGAGGAGGCACTGCAATACGCCACACTCGCAGTGCAAGTCAGCGCCACAACTG GTGTTCCTCTGAATGAGAGAGTGTCCTGCCATCGTCTTGCATCAGTGCATTTCTCTTTAGGGAAGTATGAGATGGCTGAGAACTACTACCTTAAGTCTATTTCAGTCTGCCCTACTGCTCTTGAACATGCCATTGAAGTTCGGTACTATGTTAAAGTGTACTGCAGACTTGCTGATCTGACCCTATACAGATTAAAG GATGCATTCGATGCCATGGGCTACTTCCACTTAGCCCTGGCGGCAGCTCTGGAGGACAAAGAAAGCCTTAGCACACTGTACATAATCTATATGAAGCTCGCAGAGATCCATGCCAACTACATTCCCGATGCTGAACTGAGTAAAAGCTACATGGAAAGAGCGCAGAGTTTGAGGAAGGAACTGGCAGGAGACACAGACTCTTGTGACACAGAAGAAACGCATCAGGACCCAGCTGAGGCAGAGCCTGACACTCCCACCAAAGATCGGTCAGAGTCCAACAGCGGCACTAGTACTCTGACCGAGTCCAGCATGACCAACACCAGCCACACAATCAATGCAGAGTCTGAGCACATACTCTCTAACACAAGCCACAAAGACGACCCGAACACTAACATATCGGTGGAAACGGACACAGACACAGACCCTCCTGATCAAACCAAGAGACTAGCAGTTTGA